In a single window of the Thunnus maccoyii chromosome 7, fThuMac1.1, whole genome shotgun sequence genome:
- the bend5 gene encoding BEN domain-containing protein 5 isoform X2: MQKKMKIPKMSIKNSGNCIENNFGEERMPLRHKKALSQDHGRPLSNSSKSLAAVVARLERNAASSCMEGEEDLDEDRLAEEGEDADDEDDDMEAEHQQHHHQQQQQHLEVDTDCVSEVAAAVVPRVLYEELVHSYRQQEEEMRRLQQELERTRRQLVQQAKKLKEYGSLLTEVKELRDFNRRLQDVLLMRLGSEPMHDNGTQTIKAEVVEPIVEAQETCREEANTSSSYSPSPRTVYTCNDGKVHLGGGIWVEEEKWHQLQRTQGDSKFTKNLAVMIWGTETLKNRSVTGVATKKKKDALPKPPLSPSKLKIVRECLYDRVSQETADSAEITQRLSKVNKYICEKIMDINKSIKNEERRESKLLIRQTVKMENFTYDGM; encoded by the exons ATGCAAAAGAAGATGAAAATTCCCAAGATGTCCATCAAGAATTCAGGAAACTGTATTGAGAACAATTTTGGAGAGGAGAGAATGCCACTCAGGCATAAAAAG GCCCTATCTCAGGACCATGGACGCCCCCTTTCCAACTCCTCCAAGAGCCTGGCAGCAGTAGTGGCTCGCCTGGAGAGAAATGCAGCCAGCTCCTGTATGGAAGGGGAAGAGGACCTGGATGAGGACCGGCTGGCCGAGGAGGGAGAGGATGCAGACGACGAAGATGACGATATGGAGGCAGAGCATCAGCAACATCATcaccagcagcaacaacagcattTGGAGGTGGACACGGATTGTGTGTCTGAGGTAGCTGCAGCCGTGGTTCCCAGGGTCTTGTATGAGGAGCTGGTTCACAGCTACAggcaacaggaggaggagatgaggaggctGCAGCAGGAGCTGGAGAGAACCCGCAGGCAGCTGGTGCAGCAGGCCAAGAAACTGAAGGAATATGGCAGCTTGCTGACAGAGGTCAAAGAGCTGAGGGACTTCAACCGGAGGCTGCAGGACGTACTTCTCATGAGACTGGGAAGCG AGCCTATGCATGACAATGGTACTCAGACAATCAAGGCTGAAGTGGTTGAACCCATTGTTGAGGCCCAGGAAACATGCAGAGAAGAAGCCAACACCAGTTCCAGCTACTCGCCCTCTCCCAGAACAGTATACACCTGCAATGATGGGAAG GTACACCTCGGTGGTGGCATctgggtggaggaggagaagtggCACCAGCTGCAGCGGACCCAGGGAGACTCCAAGTTCACAAAGAACCTGGCTGTAATGATCTGGGGCACAGAAACCCTCAAAAACCGTAGTGTCACTGGAGTGGCcaccaaaaagaagaaagatgcTCTGCCCAAACCTCCACTCTCACCCAGCAAGCTGAAAATCGTCAGAG AGTGTCTCTACGACAGAGTGTCTCAAGAGACAGCCGACAGTGCAGAGATTACGCAGAGATTGTCCAAAGTGAACAAATACATTTGTGAAAAGATAATGGATATCAACAAGTCCATCAAGAACGAGGAGCGACGGGAGTCCAAGCTGCTCATCAGACAAACAGTCAAGATGGAGAACTTCACATATGATGGCATGTAG
- the bend5 gene encoding BEN domain-containing protein 5 isoform X1, producing the protein MYAFVRFFEDDMCYALPVSNVEDFRPLHRTDFDNQKVYLVHRTEENGSAGQPCEAQILALADTVEEFEDSIMQKKMKIPKMSIKNSGNCIENNFGEERMPLRHKKALSQDHGRPLSNSSKSLAAVVARLERNAASSCMEGEEDLDEDRLAEEGEDADDEDDDMEAEHQQHHHQQQQQHLEVDTDCVSEVAAAVVPRVLYEELVHSYRQQEEEMRRLQQELERTRRQLVQQAKKLKEYGSLLTEVKELRDFNRRLQDVLLMRLGSEPMHDNGTQTIKAEVVEPIVEAQETCREEANTSSSYSPSPRTVYTCNDGKVHLGGGIWVEEEKWHQLQRTQGDSKFTKNLAVMIWGTETLKNRSVTGVATKKKKDALPKPPLSPSKLKIVRECLYDRVSQETADSAEITQRLSKVNKYICEKIMDINKSIKNEERRESKLLIRQTVKMENFTYDGM; encoded by the exons ATGTATGCTTTTGTTAGATTCTTTGAAGACGATATGTGCTACGCGTTACCCGTTTCAAATGTGGAAGATTTCAGACCtctgcacagaacagattttGATAATCAGAAGGTGTATCTGGTTCACAGAACTGAAGAGAATGGCAGCGCAGGCCAGCCGTGCGAAGCACAGATCCTTGCCCTTGCAG ATACAGTAGAGGAATTTGAAGACAGTATAATGCAAAAGAAGATGAAAATTCCCAAGATGTCCATCAAGAATTCAGGAAACTGTATTGAGAACAATTTTGGAGAGGAGAGAATGCCACTCAGGCATAAAAAG GCCCTATCTCAGGACCATGGACGCCCCCTTTCCAACTCCTCCAAGAGCCTGGCAGCAGTAGTGGCTCGCCTGGAGAGAAATGCAGCCAGCTCCTGTATGGAAGGGGAAGAGGACCTGGATGAGGACCGGCTGGCCGAGGAGGGAGAGGATGCAGACGACGAAGATGACGATATGGAGGCAGAGCATCAGCAACATCATcaccagcagcaacaacagcattTGGAGGTGGACACGGATTGTGTGTCTGAGGTAGCTGCAGCCGTGGTTCCCAGGGTCTTGTATGAGGAGCTGGTTCACAGCTACAggcaacaggaggaggagatgaggaggctGCAGCAGGAGCTGGAGAGAACCCGCAGGCAGCTGGTGCAGCAGGCCAAGAAACTGAAGGAATATGGCAGCTTGCTGACAGAGGTCAAAGAGCTGAGGGACTTCAACCGGAGGCTGCAGGACGTACTTCTCATGAGACTGGGAAGCG AGCCTATGCATGACAATGGTACTCAGACAATCAAGGCTGAAGTGGTTGAACCCATTGTTGAGGCCCAGGAAACATGCAGAGAAGAAGCCAACACCAGTTCCAGCTACTCGCCCTCTCCCAGAACAGTATACACCTGCAATGATGGGAAG GTACACCTCGGTGGTGGCATctgggtggaggaggagaagtggCACCAGCTGCAGCGGACCCAGGGAGACTCCAAGTTCACAAAGAACCTGGCTGTAATGATCTGGGGCACAGAAACCCTCAAAAACCGTAGTGTCACTGGAGTGGCcaccaaaaagaagaaagatgcTCTGCCCAAACCTCCACTCTCACCCAGCAAGCTGAAAATCGTCAGAG AGTGTCTCTACGACAGAGTGTCTCAAGAGACAGCCGACAGTGCAGAGATTACGCAGAGATTGTCCAAAGTGAACAAATACATTTGTGAAAAGATAATGGATATCAACAAGTCCATCAAGAACGAGGAGCGACGGGAGTCCAAGCTGCTCATCAGACAAACAGTCAAGATGGAGAACTTCACATATGATGGCATGTAG